The Gemmatimonadaceae bacterium genome contains a region encoding:
- a CDS encoding trehalose-6-phosphate synthase: MLSNREPYEHRFVEGASGERAIEVRQPPGGLVSALDPTMQATHGVWVAWGSGSADEHTADAHGRLRVPPQTNAYTLRRVFLDAADVDGFYLGFANSSLWPLCHLLVQHFSYRDEFWERYQHVNAKFAHAVADEIRRADKRPVVWIQDYHFGLAASMIRDLVEPQLLHQFWHIPFPPADILRLLPVDVDEALLRGLLGNDLIEFHTERYALNFLGCVAEFIPEAEIDAETFTVRFDGRDVEIGVYPISIDVDRYERMAATPVNAALAERLRSRYAKNDCRLGVGVDRVDYTKGIPERLRALRLLWEQHPEMRERFTFLLVATPSRSEISAYRTLEEEMVRGVLEINARFRTRTWTPIVLVHENVSAELLAGVYRAADLCLVSSLQDGMNLVAKEFVACQIEERGVLVLSRFTGAAEEIDGAVLINPFNIDGFVEGIRRAVNMGDGERRVRMHRMRTQLRSRTIFDWLAAVLSRTEAIIAERSQETGAA, encoded by the coding sequence ATGCTCTCGAACCGGGAGCCGTACGAGCATCGGTTCGTCGAAGGCGCGAGCGGCGAACGCGCGATCGAGGTCCGGCAACCGCCGGGTGGCTTGGTGTCCGCGCTCGATCCAACCATGCAAGCGACCCACGGCGTCTGGGTGGCATGGGGCTCCGGCAGCGCCGATGAACATACCGCCGATGCGCACGGACGTTTGCGCGTGCCCCCACAGACTAACGCATACACGCTGCGCCGCGTTTTCCTGGACGCCGCCGACGTCGATGGCTTCTACCTGGGCTTCGCCAACAGCTCGCTCTGGCCACTGTGTCACCTGCTCGTACAGCACTTCTCGTATCGCGACGAGTTTTGGGAGCGCTATCAGCACGTGAACGCGAAGTTCGCGCACGCCGTGGCCGATGAAATTCGGCGCGCGGACAAGAGGCCCGTCGTCTGGATCCAGGACTATCACTTCGGCCTCGCTGCTTCGATGATCCGCGACCTCGTCGAGCCGCAGCTGCTGCATCAGTTCTGGCATATTCCGTTTCCGCCAGCCGACATTCTCCGCCTGCTGCCCGTCGATGTCGATGAAGCGCTCCTGCGCGGACTGCTCGGCAACGATCTGATCGAATTCCACACCGAGCGGTATGCGCTCAACTTCCTCGGTTGCGTGGCCGAGTTCATCCCCGAGGCCGAGATCGACGCCGAGACGTTCACGGTGCGATTCGACGGGCGTGACGTCGAGATCGGCGTGTATCCGATCAGCATCGACGTCGACCGCTACGAGCGAATGGCTGCCACGCCGGTGAATGCGGCGCTCGCCGAGCGGCTGCGCTCGCGATACGCCAAGAACGATTGCCGGTTAGGCGTGGGCGTGGACCGCGTCGACTACACCAAGGGCATACCGGAGCGTCTGCGCGCGCTGCGGCTGCTCTGGGAGCAACACCCCGAGATGCGAGAACGCTTCACGTTCCTCCTCGTGGCGACGCCGTCGCGGTCGGAGATCTCGGCATACCGCACGCTCGAGGAGGAGATGGTGCGTGGCGTGCTCGAGATCAACGCGCGCTTCCGCACGCGGACGTGGACGCCGATCGTGCTGGTGCACGAGAACGTGAGCGCCGAACTGCTGGCCGGTGTGTATCGCGCCGCGGACTTGTGCCTGGTGTCGTCGCTGCAAGACGGCATGAACCTGGTGGCGAAAGAATTCGTGGCCTGTCAGATCGAAGAGCGCGGCGTGCTGGTGCTGAGCCGATTCACCGGGGCCGCCGAGGAGATCGACGGCGCGGTGCTCATCAACCCGTTCAACATCGATGGCTTCGTGGAAGGCATTCGCCGCGCCGTGAACATGGGCGATGGCGAGCGGCGCGTCCGCATGCACCGCATGCGAACGCAACTGCGCAGCCGAACCATCTTCGATTGGCTGGCCGCCGTGCTCAGCCGAACGGAGGCCATCATCGCGGAGCGTTCGCAGGAAACCGGCGCGGCGTGA
- a CDS encoding DNA adenine methylase, whose amino-acid sequence MRYIGNKTRLLPFILETVAALGIGPGAAHDACAGTAVVGRALKSAGWRVASSDIMTYSYVLQRAYVVSQRVPSFAELRAGDPDVRRAMRSERFRAAVTRRGHGAVPVVCEYLARWLEPARGFIAAHYAPAGGRMYFTDENAMRIDAIRARLDEWHKEGLIGDDAFYMLLAALLEAADRVANTAGVYAAYIKSWQPNAKRALDLEPRLPLRGARGSTAHLEDAQTVASSLGPIELLYVDPPYNSRQYAGYYHIPEIIARGWFSEAPVVRGKTGLVRDATGATRSAWCSARGAERALRDLLATTRARHVLLSYNSEGLLSEAAVQRILDAASIDGRSRRFVREYRRYRADSDHAKRRYRVDALRELLYHARLR is encoded by the coding sequence GTGCGCTACATCGGTAACAAGACGCGGCTCCTGCCGTTCATCCTGGAGACGGTCGCCGCGCTCGGCATCGGTCCGGGGGCGGCCCACGATGCATGCGCGGGCACAGCCGTCGTTGGTCGCGCGCTCAAATCCGCCGGCTGGCGCGTCGCGTCGAGCGACATCATGACGTACTCGTACGTCCTTCAGCGCGCGTACGTCGTGTCGCAGCGGGTGCCGAGTTTTGCCGAGCTGCGCGCCGGCGATCCGGACGTTCGTCGCGCCATGCGCTCGGAACGGTTTCGAGCGGCGGTCACGCGACGGGGACACGGTGCGGTACCGGTCGTGTGCGAATACCTCGCGCGGTGGCTCGAGCCAGCACGAGGATTCATTGCGGCGCACTATGCGCCGGCGGGCGGCCGCATGTATTTCACCGACGAAAACGCGATGCGCATCGATGCGATTCGCGCGCGGCTGGACGAGTGGCATAAGGAAGGATTGATCGGCGACGACGCCTTCTACATGCTCCTCGCCGCGTTGCTCGAAGCGGCGGATCGTGTCGCCAACACCGCAGGTGTGTACGCGGCGTACATCAAGTCGTGGCAGCCCAACGCGAAGCGAGCGCTGGATCTCGAGCCGCGACTGCCGCTTCGAGGTGCGCGCGGATCCACTGCGCATCTGGAGGACGCCCAGACGGTGGCATCGAGCCTCGGACCGATCGAGCTGCTCTACGTCGACCCGCCGTACAACAGCCGCCAGTACGCCGGCTACTACCATATCCCAGAGATCATCGCGCGCGGCTGGTTCTCAGAGGCGCCCGTCGTTCGCGGTAAGACGGGACTGGTGCGCGATGCAACAGGCGCCACACGAAGCGCATGGTGCTCGGCCAGAGGAGCCGAGCGCGCGCTGCGCGATTTGCTCGCGACGACGCGGGCCCGACATGTGCTGCTCAGCTACAACTCGGAAGGGTTGCTCAGTGAGGCCGCGGTGCAGCGGATTCTGGATGCGGCCTCGATCGATGGGCGAAGCCGCCGGTTCGTGCGCGAATACCGGCGGTACCGCGCCGACAGCGATCACGCGAAGCGACGCTACCGCGTGGATGCCTTACGGGAGCTTCTCTATCATGCGCGACTTCGGTAG
- the odhB gene encoding 2-oxoglutarate dehydrogenase complex dihydrolipoyllysine-residue succinyltransferase, with protein sequence MISIKVPPLGESIVEATVARWVKREGDTVAQGDTVVELETDKITVEVPALKAGTLVKRLHQEGDVVKVDDELGQIDETATASAPRAGAASAAVGAASSAPAATVAPPAPPPPSAPAPTRASPAARRVADNAGIDLAAVSGSGRGGMVTKSDVIEAHADGARAQQPRAATAAPAAHAAPPEPARAPAPRPTASAPSAEGRETRERMTTRRKRIAENLVQAQHATAHLTTFNEVDMSGVMGVRDRLKERIEKQHGVKLTFMPFFARAATMALAAYPVVNAQIDGDTIIYRHYVNLGIAVASDQGLVVPVIKDADRMGMIEFSRQLSAVAARARDGKLTMDDLTGGTFTITNGGVFGSLVSTPILNYPQVGILGLHKIQERPVAVNGAVAIRPMMYIALSYDHRLVDGQQAVLFLVRVKELMEDPAAMLVD encoded by the coding sequence ATGATTTCGATCAAGGTGCCGCCGCTCGGTGAATCGATCGTCGAAGCGACGGTCGCGCGCTGGGTCAAGCGCGAGGGCGACACGGTTGCGCAAGGTGATACCGTCGTCGAGCTCGAAACCGACAAAATCACCGTCGAAGTTCCGGCGCTCAAAGCCGGCACGCTCGTCAAGCGCCTCCACCAGGAAGGCGATGTCGTCAAAGTAGATGACGAGCTCGGCCAGATCGACGAGACGGCCACGGCATCAGCGCCGCGCGCCGGAGCAGCGTCGGCCGCAGTCGGTGCAGCATCGTCCGCGCCCGCTGCCACCGTAGCGCCGCCGGCGCCGCCACCACCGTCAGCGCCTGCGCCGACACGCGCCTCACCGGCCGCTCGTCGCGTCGCCGACAACGCCGGAATCGACCTGGCTGCCGTGTCGGGCAGCGGTCGCGGCGGCATGGTCACCAAGAGCGACGTGATCGAAGCACACGCCGACGGGGCACGCGCCCAACAGCCGCGCGCTGCAACCGCAGCTCCTGCGGCTCACGCGGCTCCGCCCGAGCCGGCACGGGCTCCGGCGCCGCGCCCAACGGCGTCGGCGCCCAGCGCCGAAGGCCGCGAGACGCGCGAACGCATGACGACGCGCCGCAAGCGCATCGCCGAAAATCTCGTGCAGGCACAGCACGCCACCGCACACCTCACGACCTTCAACGAAGTCGATATGTCGGGGGTCATGGGAGTCCGCGACCGCCTGAAGGAACGCATCGAGAAGCAGCACGGCGTCAAGCTGACGTTCATGCCGTTTTTCGCGCGCGCAGCGACGATGGCGCTCGCGGCCTATCCGGTTGTGAACGCGCAGATCGACGGCGACACCATCATCTACAGGCACTACGTGAACCTCGGCATCGCCGTCGCGTCGGATCAGGGACTCGTCGTCCCGGTGATCAAGGATGCCGATCGCATGGGGATGATCGAGTTCAGCCGCCAATTGTCGGCCGTTGCCGCGCGGGCGCGCGACGGTAAGCTCACCATGGATGACCTCACCGGCGGGACCTTCACGATTACTAACGGCGGCGTATTCGGCTCGCTGGTCTCGACGCCGATCCTGAACTATCCGCAGGTCGGCATCCTGGGCCTGCACAAAATTCAGGAACGCCCGGTCGCGGTGAACGGCGCCGTCGCGATCCGCCCGATGATGTACATCGCGCTGTCGTACGACCATCGCCTCGTCGATGGCCAGCAGGCCGTGCTCTTTCTCGTGCGCGTGAAGGAGCTGATGGAAGACCCGGCGGCCATGCTTGTCGATTAG
- the lpdA gene encoding dihydrolipoyl dehydrogenase produces MADTLSPDVVVIGGGPGGYVAAIRAAQLGLSTVCVEMDATLGGTCVNVGCIPSKALLQSSEHFEFTRTHLADHGVKVGDVTLDLPTMLTRKDRVVSANTRGIEYLFRKNNVTWAKGRGALRPGNVVEVRAADGTITTYRARDVVIATGSVPIALPFLPFDEDRVLSNVGALTMPEVPRHLIVIGGGVIGLELGSVWRRLGAEVTVIELLPSILAGTDADVVKEADKVFRAQGLAIRTGTKVTGATRDGGAIRIEIESNGARETLTADRVLVAVGRKPSLTGIDAAALGLAVGARGEIIVDKQMRTNLPHVFAIGDVVGGLLLAHKAEEEGVVAVETIAGRRTEMNYRPVPSIVYTWPEIAAIGLTEQQVQDSGREYCVGRFPYSANGRARTAGETTGFVKLIADARTDLLLGAHMIGPTVSELAAELVLAFAYDASAEDVATTIHAHPTLSEATKEAALGVEGHAIHI; encoded by the coding sequence ATGGCAGATACGCTTTCTCCCGACGTCGTCGTCATCGGCGGCGGTCCAGGCGGCTACGTCGCCGCGATCCGCGCCGCGCAGCTCGGCCTGTCCACGGTGTGCGTCGAAATGGACGCCACTCTTGGCGGCACGTGCGTGAACGTCGGATGCATCCCGTCCAAGGCGCTCCTGCAATCGTCCGAGCACTTCGAGTTCACCCGCACGCATCTCGCAGACCACGGCGTGAAGGTCGGCGACGTGACGCTCGATCTTCCCACGATGCTCACGCGCAAGGATCGGGTCGTCTCCGCCAACACGCGCGGCATCGAGTATCTGTTCCGGAAAAACAACGTCACCTGGGCGAAGGGGCGCGGCGCGCTGCGCCCGGGAAACGTGGTCGAAGTGCGCGCGGCGGATGGCACGATCACGACCTATCGAGCGCGCGACGTCGTCATCGCGACGGGCAGCGTGCCCATCGCGCTGCCGTTTCTTCCGTTCGATGAAGACCGCGTGCTGTCGAACGTCGGGGCGCTGACGATGCCCGAGGTCCCGCGACATCTCATCGTGATCGGCGGCGGCGTGATCGGCCTCGAGCTCGGCTCGGTATGGCGCCGGTTAGGCGCAGAGGTCACGGTCATCGAGCTCTTGCCGTCGATTCTCGCCGGCACCGATGCCGACGTGGTGAAAGAAGCCGACAAGGTGTTTCGCGCGCAGGGACTCGCGATCCGCACCGGAACCAAGGTCACCGGCGCCACGCGCGACGGCGGCGCCATCCGCATCGAGATCGAATCCAACGGCGCCAGGGAAACGCTCACCGCAGACCGCGTGCTGGTCGCCGTTGGGCGCAAGCCATCGCTCACCGGGATCGACGCGGCAGCGCTCGGACTGGCCGTGGGCGCGCGCGGCGAGATCATCGTCGACAAGCAGATGCGCACGAACCTGCCGCACGTCTTTGCGATCGGCGACGTGGTGGGCGGCCTGCTGCTCGCGCACAAGGCGGAAGAGGAAGGCGTGGTGGCCGTGGAGACCATCGCCGGCCGGCGTACGGAGATGAACTATCGCCCGGTGCCGTCGATCGTGTACACGTGGCCGGAGATCGCGGCCATCGGCCTAACGGAACAGCAGGTGCAGGACAGCGGCCGCGAGTACTGCGTCGGCCGGTTCCCGTATTCGGCGAACGGACGCGCGCGCACGGCGGGCGAGACGACCGGGTTCGTCAAGCTGATCGCCGACGCGCGAACCGATCTGCTGCTCGGCGCGCACATGATCGGACCGACCGTGTCCGAGCTCGCCGCCGAGCTGGTGCTGGCCTTCGCCTACGATGCATCGGCCGAAGATGTCGCGACCACCATTCACGCGCATCCGACGCTGAGCGAAGCGACCAAGGAAGCCGCGTTAGGCGTCGAGGGTCACGCCATCCACATCTAG
- a CDS encoding zinc-binding dehydrogenase, with translation MRALTISSHGGFDRLEVREIPTPELRTQNDVRVRIRAAALNRLDLFVLGGLPGITITPGWVVGSDGAGIVDAVGADVHDVVVGDRVLIQPGLSDRTCEYCRDGEQSLCVSYKILGEHVPGTCAEYLVVPAPNVRRIASGVRWEVAAALPLAALTAWRMMVTRAGVHEGDLVLIWGIGGGVALTALQIAKLHGARVWVTSSSDAKLEQALALGADAAFNHRTQDVAREVRARTNKRGADVVVDTVGEATWTQSLMALGKRGRLVTCGATSGPMVETDVRRLFWNQWSILGSTMGNDRELDAMLRAFERGHLSPVIDSVFDLGDGRAAYERLASPDHFGKIVLRVGGAD, from the coding sequence GTGCGAGCACTTACCATCTCGTCGCATGGGGGATTCGACCGTCTCGAAGTGCGCGAGATTCCGACACCGGAGTTGCGCACGCAGAACGACGTGCGCGTACGCATCCGCGCGGCGGCGCTCAACCGGCTCGATCTCTTCGTGTTGGGTGGTCTGCCCGGCATCACGATCACGCCGGGCTGGGTCGTTGGCTCCGACGGTGCAGGGATCGTGGATGCGGTCGGCGCGGACGTGCACGATGTCGTGGTCGGCGACCGGGTGCTCATCCAGCCGGGTCTCAGCGATCGTACGTGCGAGTACTGTCGCGACGGCGAGCAGTCGTTGTGCGTGTCGTACAAGATTCTGGGGGAGCACGTGCCGGGCACGTGTGCGGAATATCTCGTGGTGCCGGCGCCCAACGTGCGGCGCATTGCGTCCGGCGTCCGGTGGGAGGTCGCGGCGGCGCTGCCGTTGGCGGCGCTCACGGCGTGGCGAATGATGGTGACGCGCGCCGGCGTGCACGAGGGCGATCTCGTGCTGATCTGGGGGATCGGCGGCGGCGTGGCGCTCACGGCGCTCCAGATTGCCAAGCTGCACGGTGCGCGCGTGTGGGTCACGTCGAGCAGCGACGCGAAGCTCGAGCAGGCGCTTGCGTTAGGCGCTGACGCCGCGTTCAACCACCGCACGCAGGACGTGGCGCGGGAAGTGCGCGCGCGCACGAACAAGCGCGGCGCGGACGTCGTCGTGGACACGGTGGGCGAGGCGACGTGGACGCAGTCGCTCATGGCGTTAGGCAAGCGCGGGCGACTCGTCACCTGCGGCGCGACGAGCGGGCCGATGGTCGAGACCGATGTCCGCCGGCTCTTCTGGAATCAGTGGTCCATCCTCGGCTCGACGATGGGCAACGATCGCGAGCTCGACGCCATGCTGCGCGCGTTCGAGCGCGGGCATCTGTCGCCGGTCATCGACTCGGTGTTCGACCTGGGGGATGGGCGCGCCGCGTACGAGCGGCTCGCGTCGCCCGACCATTTCGGCAAGATCGTGCTGCGCGTGGGCGGGGCCGATTGA
- a CDS encoding SRPBCC family protein: MTRIEELVVVPATPAQAMRALLTVKRAQDWMAPDVRLVPHTSSPVLGAGDHFALELFGGLRFEYVIEATSDREVAFTYDGPWRGEERWSFVADGAETLVRRSYEVHGGSPLAALAWGTVGRAVVAMHMRFELSRLKSAIQRDPGPRGEIEATSGPLRSAPDDSAQKEDGAARPSFPVDDG, from the coding sequence ATGACGCGCATCGAGGAGCTGGTCGTGGTGCCGGCGACGCCGGCGCAGGCGATGCGCGCGCTCCTCACGGTGAAGCGCGCGCAGGACTGGATGGCGCCCGACGTCCGTCTCGTGCCGCACACGTCGAGTCCCGTGTTAGGCGCCGGCGATCACTTCGCGCTCGAGTTGTTCGGCGGCCTGCGCTTCGAGTACGTCATCGAGGCGACGAGCGATCGCGAAGTCGCGTTCACCTACGATGGCCCGTGGCGCGGCGAAGAGCGGTGGAGTTTCGTCGCCGATGGTGCGGAGACGCTGGTGCGGCGTTCGTACGAGGTGCACGGCGGTTCGCCCCTTGCCGCGCTTGCATGGGGCACCGTTGGGCGAGCGGTGGTGGCGATGCACATGCGATTCGAATTGTCGCGACTCAAGTCCGCGATTCAGCGCGATCCCGGACCCCGTGGAGAAATCGAGGCGACATCGGGCCCGCTCCGGTCGGCGCCGGATGACTCGGCTCAGAAGGAGGATGGCGCAGCGCGGCCATCGTTCCCCGTTGACGATGGCTGA
- a CDS encoding thioesterase family protein translates to MRFPLETRYADYDSKGHANNAVYLTYFEMARHHAWVDRMHGDADFPFIVAEATVRYVSEAMIGQPLDIEIATSEVRTKAWVWSYVIRATDDNRVVAEGHTVQVMYDYDARRTVAIPDAVRALLVTI, encoded by the coding sequence ATGCGGTTCCCGCTCGAAACGCGATACGCGGATTACGATTCGAAAGGACATGCCAACAACGCCGTGTATCTCACATACTTCGAGATGGCGCGGCACCACGCGTGGGTCGATCGGATGCACGGCGACGCGGATTTTCCGTTCATCGTGGCCGAAGCGACGGTCCGATACGTGAGCGAGGCGATGATCGGGCAACCGCTCGACATCGAGATCGCGACGAGTGAAGTGCGAACGAAGGCCTGGGTGTGGTCGTACGTGATTCGGGCGACGGACGACAATCGCGTCGTCGCGGAGGGGCACACCGTGCAGGTGATGTACGATTACGACGCACGCCGAACCGTTGCGATTCCGGATGCCGTGCGCGCGTTGCTGGTCACGATATGA
- a CDS encoding NAD(P)-dependent oxidoreductase, protein MDTGAPVAFLGLGAMGNPMAHRLVDAGYLVTAWNRTPGRADALIKRGARVADSPRDASAGARVIVVMVSDPAAVSAVLGGSRGALAGAREGSTIINTSTVGPADSVRFAEQCGKAGARYVESPVMGSIGQATSGTLVAIVSGDAAAVADVSGIVLVMAKQIIRAGAIGQASALKLVMNLLVGGTIELLAEAIAAADKSGLPLDLFRETLLSSVLASPFVGYKSPLLFERRYDAQFSTRLMLKDLDLVLASAAEQGLALPATAVIREQFARAVEAGLGEEDAAAVREVMGGEGGRQRTRR, encoded by the coding sequence ATGGATACCGGGGCACCGGTCGCATTTCTCGGGTTGGGCGCCATGGGCAACCCCATGGCACACCGACTCGTCGATGCCGGCTATCTGGTTACGGCGTGGAATCGCACGCCGGGTCGCGCGGACGCGCTGATCAAGCGCGGCGCGCGCGTGGCCGACAGCCCGCGGGACGCATCGGCGGGAGCGCGCGTCATCGTGGTGATGGTGTCGGACCCGGCGGCGGTGTCGGCTGTGTTAGGCGGAAGCCGCGGCGCGTTGGCCGGCGCGCGCGAGGGCAGCACGATCATCAATACGTCCACCGTTGGGCCGGCCGACTCCGTGCGCTTCGCCGAGCAGTGCGGGAAGGCGGGCGCGCGGTACGTCGAGTCGCCGGTCATGGGGAGCATCGGCCAGGCGACATCGGGCACGCTGGTGGCCATCGTGAGCGGGGACGCGGCGGCGGTGGCGGATGTGTCGGGCATCGTGCTGGTGATGGCCAAGCAGATTATCCGCGCCGGCGCGATCGGCCAGGCAAGTGCGCTCAAACTCGTGATGAATCTGCTGGTGGGCGGCACGATCGAGCTGCTCGCCGAAGCGATCGCGGCGGCCGATAAGTCGGGTCTTCCACTCGATCTCTTCCGCGAGACGCTCCTGAGCTCCGTGCTCGCGTCTCCATTCGTGGGCTACAAATCGCCGCTCTTGTTCGAGCGCCGGTACGACGCGCAGTTCAGCACCCGTCTCATGCTCAAGGATCTGGATCTGGTGTTGGCGAGTGCGGCGGAGCAGGGGCTTGCTCTACCGGCGACGGCGGTGATCCGGGAGCAGTTCGCGCGCGCCGTCGAGGCCGGGTTAGGCGAGGAAGACGCGGCCGCGGTGCGCGAAGTTATGGGTGGCGAGGGCGGCCGGCAGCGGACGCGACGCTAG
- the otsB gene encoding trehalose-phosphatase: MTRPLLPVAADVAARLSGSPLLSMLDIDGTLAPIAPRPQDAAVPGETRRLLAALAGQPDVIVAFVSGRAAADVTRIAGVRGAWIIGNHGFEVLRPDGRVVAGAALGDARGAIEAALQSIAAVVASMPGVIVEDKQWTVSVHFRLAAPSVAAPLRDAVRAAADAHGLRMLEGKKVLELRPNADINKGTAAISLTHEIIGGGPGAVLYAGDDATDEDAFARLRAEIPAAVTVRVGHDAHTHTSAEFSLDDTVAMARFLDWIATARGISARGAS; this comes from the coding sequence GTGACGCGTCCGCTGCTTCCCGTGGCCGCCGATGTCGCCGCGCGGCTGAGCGGGTCGCCGCTCCTGTCCATGCTCGACATAGACGGCACGCTGGCTCCGATCGCGCCGCGTCCCCAGGATGCCGCCGTGCCCGGCGAGACGCGGCGACTGCTCGCGGCGTTGGCCGGGCAGCCGGATGTGATCGTCGCGTTCGTGTCCGGTCGCGCGGCGGCCGATGTCACGCGAATCGCCGGCGTCCGCGGCGCGTGGATCATCGGCAACCACGGGTTCGAGGTGCTGCGGCCCGATGGGCGCGTGGTGGCCGGCGCTGCGTTAGGCGACGCGCGCGGCGCGATCGAAGCGGCGCTGCAATCGATCGCGGCCGTTGTGGCGTCGATGCCGGGCGTGATCGTGGAGGACAAGCAGTGGACAGTGAGCGTGCACTTTCGGCTCGCCGCGCCGTCGGTGGCCGCACCGCTGCGCGACGCCGTGCGCGCGGCGGCTGACGCCCACGGACTCCGCATGCTGGAGGGCAAGAAGGTGCTGGAGCTCCGGCCCAACGCCGACATCAACAAAGGCACGGCCGCCATTAGCCTAACGCACGAGATCATCGGCGGCGGTCCAGGCGCCGTGCTCTACGCCGGCGACGACGCCACCGACGAGGATGCCTTTGCGCGGCTGCGAGCGGAGATCCCTGCGGCGGTCACCGTGCGGGTGGGGCACGACGCTCACACGCATACGTCGGCCGAGTTTTCGCTGGACGACACAGTCGCGATGGCGCGATTTCTCGACTGGATTGCCACCGCGCGCGGGATCTCTGCGCGCGGCGCGTCATGA
- a CDS encoding CoA transferase: MATETRQLLDTNVLDLSRVLAGPLCTMMLGDLGANVIKVERPEVGDDTRTWGPPFDDRGESAYYLSINRNKKSIAADLSTDRDRALIEELIAGADVVVDNFRPGTLRRYGLDPEPIRARFPRLVWCTITGFGADSVRPGYDYVVQAERGWMAITGEPGGRPMKVGVALADVIAGKDAAISTLAALVSVARTGEGRHVITSLAQSAAAALVNVAQNALVTGHDAGRWGNAHPNLVPYELFDARDRPIVIAVGNDAQWRSCARALGLDDLANDASLASNAGRVEQRDRVVDAVAGRVRERSAADVAAALDRAGVPCGMVLTVLEALREAQASPLTGVGPSVPGTIRYPPPRLDEHGAEIRARGWAVFQ; encoded by the coding sequence ATGGCGACAGAAACGCGTCAACTGCTCGATACCAACGTCCTCGACCTGAGCCGAGTACTCGCAGGCCCGCTTTGCACAATGATGCTCGGCGACCTCGGCGCAAACGTCATCAAGGTCGAACGTCCCGAGGTCGGTGACGACACTCGAACGTGGGGGCCGCCATTCGACGACCGCGGAGAGAGCGCCTACTACCTCAGCATCAATCGCAATAAGAAGAGTATTGCGGCCGATTTGAGCACCGACCGCGATCGCGCACTCATTGAAGAGCTCATTGCCGGCGCGGACGTCGTGGTCGACAACTTCCGCCCCGGCACACTCCGGCGATACGGACTCGATCCGGAACCGATTCGCGCACGGTTCCCCCGACTCGTGTGGTGCACCATTACCGGATTCGGTGCAGACAGTGTCCGGCCAGGCTACGACTATGTGGTGCAAGCCGAGCGCGGCTGGATGGCCATTACCGGCGAGCCCGGAGGGAGGCCGATGAAAGTCGGCGTCGCATTGGCCGACGTCATAGCCGGCAAAGACGCGGCGATCTCTACGCTGGCTGCGTTAGTCTCGGTCGCGCGTACGGGTGAGGGCCGGCACGTCATCACCTCACTCGCGCAGAGCGCAGCGGCGGCGCTCGTGAACGTGGCGCAGAACGCGCTGGTGACGGGGCACGACGCCGGGCGGTGGGGCAATGCCCATCCGAATCTCGTGCCCTACGAGCTTTTCGACGCCCGCGACCGCCCCATCGTGATCGCCGTCGGCAACGACGCGCAGTGGAGATCGTGCGCCCGTGCGTTAGGACTGGATGATCTGGCGAACGATGCCAGTCTCGCGTCGAATGCCGGACGCGTCGAGCAGCGCGATCGTGTCGTGGATGCCGTGGCCGGACGCGTCAGGGAGCGCTCGGCCGCGGACGTGGCTGCCGCGCTCGACCGTGCCGGTGTGCCATGCGGCATGGTGCTCACCGTGCTCGAGGCGCTGCGCGAGGCTCAGGCGTCGCCCCTCACCGGCGTCGGCCCGTCGGTGCCGGGCACCATCCGCTATCCTCCGCCGCGCCTGGATGAGCACGGCGCCGAGATCCGCGCGCGCGGTTGGGCCGTGTTCCAGTGA
- a CDS encoding sigma-70 family RNA polymerase sigma factor produces MKRYTSGVKTTSVMIAPRAADSQEADHEVIGRVLAGDRNAFGMLIRRYSDPLYRHALGMTGSPDVAEDILQASFIKAYQHLAEVHGRFDAWIFRIVANGCKDWLKNIRRTHLSYEEDDQPSAFATPEEDLDRTELRSDLDRALAQLAPSLREAFVMKHVEGRSYEEMADLLGTTVGALKMRVHRAREALQVLLEEKYA; encoded by the coding sequence ATGAAGCGTTACACTAGCGGCGTGAAAACGACCTCAGTGATGATAGCGCCTCGCGCCGCGGATTCGCAGGAAGCGGATCATGAAGTGATCGGCCGCGTGCTGGCTGGTGATCGCAACGCGTTTGGAATGCTCATCAGACGCTACAGCGATCCGCTGTATCGGCACGCGCTCGGCATGACGGGAAGTCCGGATGTCGCCGAAGACATCCTTCAAGCGTCATTCATAAAAGCGTACCAGCATCTGGCCGAGGTGCATGGGCGTTTCGATGCTTGGATTTTCCGGATCGTGGCGAACGGGTGCAAGGACTGGCTCAAGAACATTCGCCGCACGCATCTGAGTTACGAGGAGGATGATCAACCCTCCGCGTTTGCGACGCCGGAAGAAGACCTTGACCGGACCGAGCTGCGGTCGGATCTGGATCGCGCATTGGCCCAATTGGCGCCGTCGCTTCGCGAAGCGTTCGTCATGAAGCACGTCGAAGGCCGGTCGTACGAAGAGATGGCGGATCTGTTAGGAACAACTGTCGGGGCACTGAAGATGCGCGTGCACAGGGCACGCGAGGCGCTCCAGGTCCTTTTAGAGGAAAAATACGCCTGA